One genomic window of Pseudomonadales bacterium includes the following:
- a CDS encoding aspartate ammonia-lyase: MELRVEHDLLGEETVPAAAYFGIQTQRAVRNFDISGVPISHYPPLIKALAMVKQACAQANLELGLLDEHKAMVIVAACQEIVDGKLHDQFVVDLIQGGAGTSTNMNANEVIANRALELLGHKKGEYQYLHPNNDVNMSQSTNDVYPTAARLAVIFSDDPLVDATSALQQALEAKAEEFADVLKMGRTQLQDAVPMTLGQEFSGWATTLSEDIDRMGELASLFCEINLGGTAIGTGINTHPRYGALAVKKLAEISGIPVKPATHLVEATSDMGAFLIFSSMLKRLAVKLSKIANDLRLLSSGPRAGFNEINLPPVQPGSSIMPGKVNPVIPEAVNQTAFQVIGNDLALTLAAEGGQLQLNAFEPLIVYNLLGSLSMMTRAIIMLTERCIVGITANRELCANTVRDSIGIVTVFSPHIGYENATRIAGLALSSGASVVDLIRKEKLLSEEKIEAIIRIENLTGPSSLLQGVVMTDIDRSYTHLMPNDLNNDLK; this comes from the coding sequence ATAGAGCTACGGGTAGAGCATGATTTACTGGGCGAGGAAACCGTGCCCGCCGCTGCTTACTTCGGTATTCAGACCCAGAGAGCAGTACGAAATTTTGACATTTCCGGTGTACCCATCAGCCATTATCCGCCATTGATTAAAGCCCTGGCGATGGTTAAGCAGGCCTGTGCCCAGGCCAATCTTGAGTTGGGGCTGCTCGATGAGCATAAGGCGATGGTTATTGTTGCTGCTTGCCAGGAAATTGTTGACGGGAAGTTACACGACCAATTTGTTGTTGACCTTATTCAGGGCGGAGCGGGCACGTCGACAAACATGAATGCCAACGAGGTCATTGCCAATCGCGCGCTGGAATTACTTGGTCATAAAAAAGGTGAGTACCAATATTTACATCCGAATAATGATGTCAATATGTCTCAGTCTACCAACGATGTTTATCCTACCGCCGCCCGTCTTGCCGTCATTTTTAGCGATGATCCTCTAGTTGATGCTACATCCGCCTTACAACAAGCGCTGGAGGCTAAGGCAGAGGAATTTGCAGATGTACTGAAAATGGGGCGAACCCAGCTTCAGGATGCGGTTCCGATGACACTGGGCCAGGAGTTTTCCGGTTGGGCGACCACTTTGTCCGAGGATATTGACCGGATGGGCGAGCTCGCCAGCCTGTTTTGTGAGATCAATCTGGGTGGTACAGCTATTGGTACAGGCATTAATACACACCCTCGGTACGGCGCTCTGGCAGTGAAAAAACTGGCAGAAATTTCGGGAATTCCGGTAAAACCAGCGACTCATCTGGTCGAGGCAACCTCTGATATGGGCGCTTTTTTGATTTTCTCGAGTATGTTAAAGCGATTGGCGGTTAAGCTGTCAAAAATTGCCAATGATTTGCGGTTGCTGTCCAGTGGACCGCGGGCCGGTTTCAACGAGATAAATTTGCCACCAGTGCAACCGGGTTCGTCGATCATGCCAGGAAAGGTGAACCCGGTTATTCCAGAAGCGGTAAATCAGACAGCTTTTCAGGTGATTGGCAACGATCTCGCATTGACGCTGGCGGCCGAGGGTGGCCAGTTACAGCTGAACGCTTTTGAACCATTGATTGTTTACAATCTGTTAGGCTCGCTCAGTATGATGACCCGCGCCATTATTATGCTGACAGAGCGTTGCATTGTAGGTATTACCGCAAATCGTGAATTATGCGCCAATACCGTTCGCGATAGCATTGGCATCGTCACCGTCTTCAGTCCGCATATAGGTTATGAGAATGCCACGCGAATTGCAGGGCTTGCATTGAGTTCGGGAGCCAGTGTTGTTGATCTCATTCGCAAGGAAAAACTACTTTCAGAAGAAAAAATCGAAGCAATTATTCGTATTGAAAACCTAACCGGACCGAGTAGCCTGTTGCAGGGTGTGGTGATGACCGATATTGATCGCTCGTATACGCATCTTATGCCCAATGACCTCAACAACGACCTCAAATAG
- a CDS encoding sodium-dependent bicarbonate transport family permease encodes MAAHYDAASVVAGVVVIIYFATRYIDFESHMPFLLVVMKIPTMYVDILQARGLSLNIRVGKIA; translated from the coding sequence ATCGCTGCTCATTACGACGCTGCCAGCGTTGTCGCTGGTGTGGTTGTTATCATTTATTTTGCAACACGCTACATTGATTTCGAATCACACATGCCGTTTTTGCTTGTTGTGATGAAAATCCCGACTATGTACGTCGATATCTTGCAGGCTCGTGGTCTGTCACTCAATATACGTGTCGGTAAAATAGCTTAG
- a CDS encoding S-(hydroxymethyl)glutathione dehydrogenase/class III alcohol dehydrogenase, whose protein sequence is MRTRAAVAFGAGKPLEIVDVDLDGPKAGEVLVEIKATGVCHTDAFTLSGDDPEGAFPAILGHEGAGVVVEVGPAVKGLKPGDHVIPLYTPECRECEYCLNPKTNLCQAIRSTQGQGVMPDGTSRFSLDGKPILHYMGCSTFSNYTVLPEISLAKVRKDAPFDKICYIGCGVTTGIGAVAFTMKVEPGSTVAVFGLGGIGLNVIQGAKMVGATRIIGIDLNPSKVALAKQYGMTDFVNPNEVENIVDHLVQMTGGGVDYSFECIGNVEVMRQALECCHKGWGRSCIVGVAGAGKEISTRPFQLVTGRSWHGTAFGGARGRTDVPKIVDWYMDGKINIDELITHTMPLQDINKAFDLMHSGESIRSVVLY, encoded by the coding sequence ATGAGAACACGTGCGGCCGTGGCGTTTGGAGCGGGAAAACCGCTGGAAATTGTAGATGTGGATCTTGACGGGCCTAAAGCGGGCGAAGTACTGGTTGAAATCAAGGCGACAGGTGTTTGCCATACCGATGCTTTCACGCTGTCAGGTGATGATCCTGAAGGCGCATTTCCGGCGATACTGGGTCACGAGGGCGCGGGTGTTGTTGTCGAAGTGGGGCCAGCCGTTAAAGGTCTTAAGCCAGGTGATCACGTCATACCGCTTTATACCCCCGAGTGTCGGGAATGCGAATATTGCCTAAACCCCAAAACGAACCTTTGTCAGGCCATTCGCAGTACCCAGGGGCAGGGCGTGATGCCGGATGGCACCAGCCGCTTTTCGCTGGACGGCAAGCCAATCCTGCACTACATGGGGTGCTCGACCTTTTCAAACTACACGGTATTGCCGGAAATTTCTCTCGCCAAAGTACGTAAGGATGCGCCCTTTGACAAGATTTGCTATATCGGTTGCGGTGTTACAACCGGTATTGGTGCCGTCGCATTTACCATGAAAGTAGAGCCTGGCTCTACTGTTGCGGTGTTCGGTTTGGGTGGTATCGGTTTGAATGTCATTCAAGGCGCCAAAATGGTGGGAGCCACTCGCATCATCGGCATTGATCTGAACCCCTCAAAAGTGGCGTTGGCAAAACAGTATGGTATGACAGATTTTGTGAATCCCAATGAGGTCGAAAACATTGTCGATCATCTGGTGCAAATGACGGGTGGCGGCGTCGACTACAGTTTTGAGTGCATTGGTAACGTAGAGGTTATGCGTCAGGCGCTTGAGTGCTGTCACAAAGGCTGGGGCCGTAGTTGTATTGTGGGTGTCGCGGGTGCTGGCAAGGAAATTTCTACTCGTCCTTTTCAATTAGTGACCGGCCGCTCATGGCACGGTACTGCCTTTGGTGGTGCCAGGGGGCGTACAGATGTCCCCAAAATTGTTGACTGGTATATGGACGGTAAAATCAATATCGATGAGCTGATTACCCACACCATGCCGCTTCAGGATATCAACAAAGCGTTTGACCTTATGCATAGCGGTGAAAGTATCCGTTCGGTGGTACTGTACTGA
- the fghA gene encoding S-formylglutathione hydrolase, with product MEQIGANKSFGGSQLRYKHLSRVLNCEMVFSVYLPPQVEGGVRVPVLFWLSGLTCTDENFVTKAGAQQFAARYGVAIVAPDTSPRGVGVPDDPDGAYDFGLGAGFYVNATEQPWATYYRMYDYIVDELPGLVASEFPVDIARSGIFGHSMGGHGALTIALKNPDKYQSVSAFSPIVSPSNCPWGEKAFSHYLGNDRESWQQYDSCELVRSATQHLPILIDQGDADDFLQEQLKTELLLKTGMEADYPMNIRMQAGYDHSYFFIATFIEDHIRFHAQHLSAVINRPA from the coding sequence ATAGAACAAATTGGTGCTAATAAATCCTTTGGTGGATCGCAGTTACGGTATAAGCACCTGTCGCGGGTGCTTAATTGCGAGATGGTGTTTTCGGTTTATCTACCGCCACAGGTTGAAGGCGGTGTCAGGGTGCCGGTGTTGTTCTGGCTGTCTGGCCTGACATGCACAGACGAAAATTTCGTTACCAAAGCCGGAGCACAGCAATTCGCGGCAAGGTACGGGGTGGCGATTGTCGCCCCGGATACCAGCCCCAGAGGGGTAGGGGTGCCCGATGATCCAGACGGTGCTTATGATTTTGGCTTGGGCGCGGGGTTCTATGTGAATGCAACTGAGCAACCCTGGGCAACATATTATCGGATGTACGATTATATCGTTGATGAGCTTCCGGGTTTGGTGGCAAGCGAGTTTCCGGTTGACATTGCTCGTTCCGGTATATTTGGCCACTCGATGGGAGGGCATGGTGCGTTGACTATTGCCCTGAAAAATCCTGATAAATACCAATCGGTTTCAGCGTTTTCACCTATTGTATCGCCGAGTAATTGTCCTTGGGGAGAAAAAGCCTTTAGTCATTACTTAGGCAATGACAGGGAAAGCTGGCAGCAGTACGACAGCTGTGAACTGGTTCGATCGGCTACGCAACATCTGCCAATACTGATCGACCAGGGTGATGCAGATGATTTCTTGCAGGAGCAGTTAAAGACGGAACTCTTACTCAAAACTGGAATGGAAGCAGATTATCCAATGAATATCCGAATGCAGGCAGGTTATGATCATAGCTACTTCTTTATTGCGACCTTTATTGAAGATCATATTCGTTTTCATGCCCAACATTTATCAGCAGTTATCAACAGACCCGCATAA
- the hflK gene encoding FtsH protease activity modulator HflK yields MPSQNDSSATQWGSRPQSPPDIDQIVAQAIARIKRLFSGGGSGKNSGGRFGGLFTFAIMLLIGLSLWSAYYTVPSDSVAVVQRFGMYLKEVPPGLHFKLPLGIDNATIVPVKRQLKQEFGFATQGAYDPYQGARDGVRETQMVTGDLNAALVEWVVQYRISDPVKFLFEVREPGETLRSVSESVMREVVGDRTVDEVITIGRQEIEIEALVKMQELSTKYVMGISIDQVQLKNINPPRPVQESFNEVNQAQQSKEKLINEARREYNKVIPLAEGEKDQRIREADGYRLKRINEAEGDALRFNALFTEYQKAPEVTRRRIYIETMQDVLPKIESKVLMDDAMSGLLPLLNLDGQKERKQ; encoded by the coding sequence ATGCCGTCTCAAAATGATAGTTCTGCTACCCAATGGGGATCTCGACCCCAATCGCCTCCGGATATTGACCAAATAGTGGCTCAAGCTATTGCTCGGATAAAAAGATTATTTTCAGGAGGTGGCTCAGGAAAAAATTCAGGTGGACGCTTTGGCGGGTTATTTACCTTTGCCATTATGTTGCTAATAGGTCTAAGTCTGTGGTCGGCCTATTACACCGTGCCCAGTGATTCGGTTGCTGTGGTGCAGCGGTTTGGTATGTATCTCAAAGAAGTGCCACCGGGTCTACATTTTAAGCTGCCGTTGGGTATTGATAATGCGACTATTGTTCCTGTTAAACGGCAGTTAAAACAAGAGTTTGGTTTTGCCACCCAGGGTGCCTATGATCCTTATCAGGGTGCACGCGATGGAGTAAGGGAAACCCAAATGGTTACCGGTGATCTCAATGCCGCACTGGTGGAATGGGTAGTTCAATACCGTATATCAGATCCGGTCAAATTTTTGTTTGAAGTGCGTGAACCCGGTGAAACCCTGCGTTCTGTATCAGAATCGGTGATGCGTGAAGTGGTAGGTGATCGAACCGTGGACGAAGTGATTACTATCGGTCGGCAGGAAATTGAAATTGAAGCGCTGGTCAAAATGCAGGAGCTATCCACCAAGTATGTGATGGGTATCAGCATTGATCAGGTGCAGTTAAAAAATATTAATCCGCCCAGGCCTGTGCAGGAATCCTTTAATGAGGTGAACCAGGCGCAGCAATCGAAAGAAAAACTTATTAATGAGGCGCGGCGGGAATATAACAAAGTCATTCCTCTAGCCGAGGGTGAAAAAGATCAGCGTATCCGCGAAGCGGATGGTTATCGTCTCAAGCGCATCAATGAAGCCGAAGGTGATGCCTTGCGCTTTAATGCGTTGTTTACTGAATACCAAAAAGCACCGGAAGTAACTCGCCGTCGCATTTACATTGAAACCATGCAAGATGTGCTGCCGAAAATAGAATCAAAAGTATTGATGGACGATGCCATGTCTGGCCTGTTGCCATTGCTTAACCTCGATGGGCAAAAGGAGCGCAAACAATGA
- the hflC gene encoding protease modulator HflC: MKNLTMFAVLSILLAGVFVLGSSIYTVDEVEQVIITQFGKPVGEPVTEAGLKFKVPFVQEVNPIDKRVLEWDGAPSDMPTKDKLYISVDLFARWRIVDPLQYFLRLRDERSAQSRLDDILGSETRNAVAKHELIEIIRTTKNRVPLIDTTVLGEAILPSTEQQGPTMGALVPIEKGRKLVEQEIFRAAAEKVGVFGIELLDIRFKRINYNESVRPKIYDRMISERRQIAERFLSEGNGEAARIRGNRVRDLNKIQSEAYRQVEEIRGLADAKATEIYASAYNQSPQAVEFYEFTRTMASYPVIIGDSTTIVLSTDSDLFKFLKGMSPAKGKRN, encoded by the coding sequence ATGAAAAACTTAACGATGTTTGCGGTGTTGTCCATTCTTCTTGCTGGTGTGTTTGTCTTAGGTAGTTCGATATATACCGTTGATGAAGTCGAGCAAGTCATCATCACCCAATTTGGTAAGCCAGTTGGCGAGCCGGTTACGGAAGCTGGCCTTAAATTCAAGGTGCCTTTTGTGCAAGAGGTTAATCCCATCGACAAGCGGGTGCTTGAGTGGGATGGCGCGCCTTCGGATATGCCGACAAAAGATAAATTGTATATCTCTGTCGACTTGTTTGCCCGCTGGCGCATTGTTGATCCGCTACAGTATTTTTTACGCTTGCGTGATGAACGCAGTGCGCAGTCAAGGTTGGACGATATCCTCGGCAGTGAAACGCGAAACGCCGTGGCTAAACACGAATTAATAGAAATTATTCGCACGACTAAAAATCGGGTACCGTTAATCGATACCACGGTTCTTGGTGAGGCTATTTTGCCTTCTACCGAACAGCAAGGGCCTACGATGGGAGCTTTAGTGCCCATTGAGAAAGGGCGAAAGTTGGTTGAACAGGAAATATTCCGAGCGGCGGCTGAAAAAGTCGGCGTGTTTGGTATTGAGTTGTTAGATATTCGCTTTAAACGCATTAACTACAACGAAAGCGTGCGGCCTAAAATTTATGACCGCATGATCAGTGAGCGCAGGCAGATTGCCGAACGTTTTCTTTCTGAAGGTAATGGTGAAGCGGCGAGAATACGTGGTAATCGGGTGCGGGATCTCAACAAAATTCAATCCGAAGCCTATCGTCAGGTAGAGGAAATTCGAGGCCTGGCCGATGCCAAGGCGACGGAAATCTATGCCAGTGCTTATAATCAGAGCCCCCAGGCTGTTGAATTTTACGAATTTACCCGTACGATGGCCTCCTATCCCGTTATTATCGGCGACAGCACTACTATCGTGTTATCCACCGACAGTGATCTTTTCAAGTTCCTCAAAGGCATGAGCCCCGCTAAGGGCAAACGCAACTAA
- the ptsP gene encoding phosphoenolpyruvate--protein phosphotransferase, giving the protein MNQEENQARTSSSLILRGKSISPGLSQGLTHLHYGLLGPIDVPEPLTGDGIEYEFSRLDTATASISDDLLVLATRVEKQIDARLAEVFGAHQLMVNDRVLRDELRKEIAENLVSASSAVKTVFLRWEKRFLLMESQVARDKGDDMHDISIRLQNALAGITVHSLDKIPDNCVLTTSRLLPSDTIFLAGRPIAAVLLQYGSSGSHAALFAREIGLPAITGIPELFANIPDNTWVLVDADRGAVTIRPDADDKALFQQKIKTKAKIFETARTHAQRPAITEDGVSISVLANVGCRDDTEKAMRNGADGIGLYRIEQAYLGRSVPPNKEELLSEMRETLAAAKSHSICIRLLDIGADKPLPFLGFMAETNPALGRRGIRFLLEYPELLTTQLAAILELSREFDIRVLIPMVTLPGDILMVKEQLMKLGENMGLAELPSVGAMIETPAAALSAKAIAKHVDFFSFGTNDLTQYTFAADRDNAAVERYFNDASDAIFRLLQLTSQDAPEIPLSLCGELAGRSEHIPRLLQSGIRNLSIAPPLIPQIKQAIRHTRCFA; this is encoded by the coding sequence ATCAATCAAGAAGAAAACCAGGCTCGCACATCATCGTCATTGATATTGAGGGGAAAATCCATATCCCCGGGACTTTCCCAAGGCCTGACCCATCTTCACTATGGTTTACTGGGGCCAATCGATGTGCCCGAACCGCTAACCGGGGATGGCATTGAATATGAATTCTCTCGCCTAGATACGGCTACAGCCAGTATTTCTGACGATCTGCTGGTGTTGGCCACACGTGTAGAAAAACAGATTGATGCACGCCTGGCCGAAGTGTTCGGCGCACATCAACTGATGGTTAATGACCGCGTGCTAAGAGATGAGCTGCGCAAGGAAATTGCGGAAAACCTAGTCAGTGCCAGCAGTGCAGTAAAGACCGTATTTCTTCGCTGGGAAAAACGATTTTTATTGATGGAGTCCCAAGTGGCCAGGGACAAAGGCGACGATATGCACGACATTTCGATCAGATTGCAGAATGCCCTGGCTGGTATTACGGTTCATTCACTGGATAAAATTCCTGATAATTGTGTACTTACGACATCGCGTTTGCTGCCTTCCGATACAATTTTTCTTGCAGGGCGGCCTATTGCTGCGGTGCTTTTACAATATGGTAGCTCAGGCTCCCACGCAGCATTGTTTGCGCGGGAGATAGGACTGCCAGCCATTACGGGTATTCCGGAATTGTTTGCCAACATACCCGACAACACATGGGTATTAGTGGATGCGGATAGGGGAGCGGTAACGATTAGGCCTGATGCTGATGATAAAGCGCTTTTCCAGCAAAAAATTAAAACTAAAGCCAAGATTTTTGAGACCGCGCGGACTCATGCACAGCGTCCAGCAATAACAGAAGACGGCGTTTCTATTTCTGTGTTGGCCAACGTAGGTTGCCGGGATGACACGGAAAAAGCCATGCGTAATGGTGCTGATGGTATCGGTTTATATCGTATTGAGCAGGCTTATCTGGGGCGTAGCGTTCCGCCGAACAAGGAAGAGCTTCTCAGTGAAATGCGTGAGACTCTGGCAGCGGCAAAGAGTCACAGTATATGCATACGTCTACTGGATATTGGTGCAGATAAACCGTTGCCTTTTCTTGGTTTTATGGCAGAAACCAACCCTGCTTTAGGGCGACGTGGCATTCGGTTTTTATTGGAATATCCCGAGCTTTTGACTACGCAATTAGCCGCTATATTGGAACTTTCCAGAGAATTCGATATTCGTGTACTCATCCCAATGGTTACCCTGCCCGGGGACATTTTAATGGTGAAAGAACAGCTAATGAAACTCGGTGAAAACATGGGGCTTGCAGAGCTTCCATCAGTAGGGGCCATGATTGAAACACCGGCAGCGGCACTTTCAGCAAAAGCCATCGCCAAGCATGTCGACTTTTTCAGTTTTGGTACCAACGACCTGACACAATATACCTTTGCGGCTGACCGGGATAATGCCGCCGTGGAGCGGTACTTTAACGATGCATCTGATGCGATCTTCCGGCTTTTACAACTAACCAGCCAGGATGCACCCGAAATACCACTTTCTTTGTGCGGGGAACTGGCAGGCAGATCTGAACATATTCCGCGGTTGTTACAATCTGGTATACGCAACCTGAGTATTGCACCGCCATTGATTCCCCAGATTAAACAGGCCATTCGCCATACCAGGTGTTTCGCCTGA
- a CDS encoding transglutaminase family protein gives MKRYKILHETLYNFSGSVQLLPHTLRLRPREGHELRIESSALDIFPAATLRWHRDVEGNSVATATFNGSTQNLTIKSEIIIQQYDQTPHDFLVADYAVDYPFSYIDEDKVLLSPYMQSTDTAETNLLTSWIHDIWQPDEKIQTFALLLRLNQRIYQTLTYRRREEEGVQSVEQTLSLGSGSCRDSACLFMAAARQLGFAARFVSGYIYSDATTNPLGQSGSTHAWAEVLIPGAGWKGFDPTIGNIVGAEHITVAVARLPESVPPIAGSFHGPSGTKMVVNVWVTAMP, from the coding sequence ATGAAACGTTACAAAATTCTACATGAGACTCTGTACAACTTTTCTGGGTCAGTGCAATTGTTACCGCACACCTTGCGATTGCGGCCAAGGGAGGGGCATGAGTTGCGTATAGAAAGTTCGGCGTTGGATATTTTTCCAGCGGCAACATTGCGCTGGCACCGGGATGTGGAAGGAAATTCAGTTGCCACGGCAACATTCAACGGCAGCACGCAAAATCTGACCATAAAAAGCGAGATCATTATTCAGCAATATGACCAGACCCCTCACGACTTTCTGGTTGCTGATTATGCGGTCGATTATCCCTTCAGCTATATCGATGAAGATAAAGTGCTGTTGTCGCCTTATATGCAATCAACCGATACGGCAGAAACCAACCTGCTAACAAGCTGGATTCATGATATTTGGCAGCCTGACGAGAAAATTCAAACTTTCGCCTTGTTGCTTCGACTAAACCAGCGTATCTATCAAACCTTAACCTACCGAAGACGCGAAGAGGAAGGCGTACAAAGTGTCGAGCAAACCCTATCCCTTGGCTCAGGTTCCTGTCGCGATTCAGCCTGTCTTTTTATGGCTGCAGCAAGGCAGCTGGGTTTTGCAGCACGATTTGTCAGCGGCTACATTTATTCCGATGCGACCACCAATCCTCTCGGTCAGTCAGGGTCTACCCACGCCTGGGCAGAGGTGCTTATTCCTGGCGCAGGTTGGAAAGGTTTTGACCCAACCATTGGCAACATTGTCGGGGCTGAACATATTACTGTTGCTGTGGCGAGATTGCCGGAATCGGTGCCGCCCATCGCAGGGTCTTTTCATGGGCCATCTGGCACGAAAATGGTTGTCAATGTCTGGGTAACAGCGATGCCATAG
- a CDS encoding transglutaminase family protein produces MWLQTSCELKFFIDVPTPFILMLRPRSGAQQWIASEEYLLYPSVPAFEFTDDYGNLCQRLIAPSGDFTIYTSARIMTADNVDQAFGGHFVDIQNLPDAVLKYLLPSRYCESDHFGDMASEITTNQQPGYDQVAEIERWLNTSIGFRPASSFSSLSAAEVNQQKAGVCRDLAHLGIALCRSLSIPARMVVGYLYGLEPMELHAWFEAYVADRWYTFDATQKFKKGGYVAVGYGRDAADVAVYNQFGPPIYPVQQTVHVQLA; encoded by the coding sequence ATGTGGTTGCAGACAAGCTGTGAATTAAAATTTTTCATTGATGTGCCTACGCCCTTTATTCTGATGCTTCGACCAAGGAGCGGTGCACAACAGTGGATTGCCAGTGAAGAGTATCTGCTATATCCCAGTGTTCCAGCTTTTGAATTTACCGATGATTATGGCAACCTGTGCCAGCGATTGATCGCCCCTTCAGGTGACTTTACCATTTATACCTCTGCCAGAATTATGACGGCTGACAATGTCGATCAAGCATTTGGTGGCCATTTTGTTGATATTCAAAACTTGCCAGACGCGGTGCTTAAGTATCTGTTGCCCAGCCGCTATTGTGAATCTGATCATTTTGGCGATATGGCATCTGAAATAACGACAAATCAACAACCCGGTTATGATCAGGTAGCAGAAATCGAGCGCTGGTTAAATACCAGTATTGGTTTTCGGCCAGCCAGCAGCTTCTCTTCCTTATCTGCAGCTGAAGTGAATCAACAGAAAGCGGGTGTATGTAGAGATCTGGCTCATCTGGGCATAGCCCTGTGCAGAAGTCTAAGCATTCCTGCTCGAATGGTGGTTGGTTATTTATATGGCCTTGAACCCATGGAGCTACATGCCTGGTTTGAAGCCTATGTTGCTGATCGCTGGTACACTTTTGATGCAACACAGAAGTTCAAAAAGGGTGGGTATGTAGCTGTCGGGTATGGCCGTGATGCGGCGGATGTGGCGGTTTATAATCAATTTGGGCCGCCGATCTATCCCGTACAACAAACCGTTCACGTGCAACTTGCCTAA
- a CDS encoding HAMP domain-containing histidine kinase: protein MPFTSFSRQAMISSLSRRVKQIFIRVYLLSVSIVLISTWLLLEGLEETTLAIDKQAEIEHFLSRHETDKVVHAQSAMLTITYLPADSSPYEHLPVIFNNLPVPFDGDVEILGKEYRIIINRIPEGTYYLAKDLSQFEQYENLMVTVLLALAGLSIISGIGFASLISHRIAQPIQALTQDIMHIKQGRRETYLPAIYKDSELNEISRALNKYLDEIDQLVKRERSLITMASHELRTPIAVIMGAAEVIERRQQLNGDDQKTLQRIIASANTMSANVNVLLNLIRQSKTEADTESFSLNTLIDEWVAAIKIADPAASERIDIVAKHDAMISANRNMVRILFNNLVNNALNHNQGKVWIDFSNQHVEVRDQGIEAINKQDSETTDTTTGLGLYIVTLICEHLGWEFSLKTLPGGETCARVLFE from the coding sequence ATGCCCTTCACCTCATTTAGCAGGCAAGCCATGATCAGCTCACTTTCCCGACGCGTAAAGCAAATATTCATTCGGGTATATTTGCTCAGTGTTAGCATCGTACTAATATCTACCTGGCTATTACTGGAGGGGCTGGAAGAAACCACACTTGCAATTGACAAGCAGGCAGAAATTGAACATTTCCTGAGCCGCCATGAAACCGACAAAGTCGTCCATGCTCAGTCGGCTATGCTAACCATCACCTACCTGCCAGCAGATAGTTCACCCTATGAACACCTGCCCGTTATATTCAATAATTTGCCCGTTCCTTTTGATGGCGATGTCGAAATTTTGGGTAAGGAGTACCGAATAATCATCAATCGGATTCCGGAAGGCACCTACTATCTGGCCAAAGACTTAAGCCAGTTTGAACAATATGAAAACCTGATGGTCACTGTGTTGCTTGCCCTTGCCGGGCTATCCATTATTTCAGGGATTGGTTTTGCATCATTGATCAGCCACAGGATTGCACAGCCGATCCAGGCTCTCACACAAGATATCATGCATATCAAACAGGGACGCAGAGAAACCTACCTTCCTGCTATCTATAAAGATAGCGAACTCAATGAAATTTCCCGAGCACTCAACAAATATCTCGACGAAATAGACCAGCTTGTCAAGCGTGAGCGTTCCCTGATCACCATGGCCAGCCATGAACTCAGAACACCTATCGCCGTTATTATGGGAGCCGCCGAGGTTATTGAGCGTCGTCAACAGCTTAATGGGGATGACCAGAAAACCTTGCAACGAATCATCGCATCGGCAAACACAATGTCTGCCAATGTTAACGTGCTGCTAAACCTGATACGACAAAGCAAAACGGAGGCAGACACGGAATCATTCTCTCTCAACACCCTGATCGACGAATGGGTAGCGGCTATAAAAATCGCAGACCCTGCGGCCTCAGAGCGAATAGACATTGTAGCCAAGCATGATGCCATGATCTCTGCTAACAGAAATATGGTACGGATCCTTTTTAACAATCTTGTTAATAATGCACTGAATCATAACCAGGGTAAGGTCTGGATTGACTTCTCAAATCAGCACGTAGAAGTGCGAGACCAAGGCATCGAGGCCATTAATAAGCAGGATTCTGAAACAACAGACACCACTACAGGGCTCGGTTTATATATTGTCACCTTGATTTGTGAACATCTAGGCTGGGAGTTTTCCCTGAAAACGTTACCAGGCGGAGAAACCTGTGCCAGGGTACTTTTTGAATAA